The following proteins are co-located in the Candidatus Accumulibacter cognatus genome:
- the ilvC gene encoding ketol-acid reductoisomerase: MKVYYDKDADLSLIKGKKVTIVGYGSQGHAHAQNLSDSGVKVTVGLRKEGSSWSKAENAGLKVEEVARAVRGADVVMMLLPDETIPQVYHADVAPNMKKGAALAFAHGFNVHYNQVVPRDDVDVIMVAPKGPGHTVRSEYLKGGGVPSLIAVHQDRSGKAKDIALSYAAANGGTKGGVIETNFREETETDLFGEQTVLCGGLVELAKMGFETLVEAGYAPEMAYFECLHELKLIVDLMYEGGIANMNYSISNNAEYGEYVTGPEVINENSRTAMRAALKRIQNGDYAKMFVLEGRTNYPAMTARRRLMAQHEIETVGARLRDMMPWIKKNRLVDQSKN, translated from the coding sequence ATGAAAGTTTATTACGACAAGGACGCCGACCTCTCCCTGATCAAGGGCAAGAAAGTCACCATAGTTGGCTACGGATCCCAGGGCCATGCGCACGCGCAGAATCTGAGCGATTCCGGCGTCAAGGTAACGGTCGGTTTGCGCAAGGAGGGTTCTTCCTGGAGCAAGGCCGAGAATGCCGGCTTGAAGGTGGAGGAGGTGGCCCGGGCCGTCAGGGGGGCCGATGTGGTGATGATGCTACTCCCTGATGAGACCATTCCGCAGGTATATCATGCGGATGTGGCGCCGAACATGAAGAAGGGTGCTGCCTTGGCCTTTGCCCACGGCTTCAATGTACATTACAATCAGGTGGTGCCACGTGACGATGTGGATGTCATCATGGTTGCCCCAAAGGGGCCGGGGCATACGGTACGCTCGGAGTATCTCAAAGGTGGTGGCGTGCCGTCGCTGATCGCTGTACACCAGGATCGTAGCGGGAAGGCCAAGGATATCGCGCTTTCCTATGCCGCAGCGAATGGCGGAACGAAGGGCGGGGTGATCGAGACCAACTTCCGTGAAGAGACTGAAACCGACCTCTTCGGAGAGCAGACCGTGCTTTGCGGTGGACTCGTCGAGCTGGCCAAGATGGGCTTCGAGACGCTGGTCGAGGCGGGTTACGCACCCGAAATGGCGTACTTCGAGTGCCTGCATGAGCTCAAGCTCATCGTCGACCTGATGTATGAAGGCGGCATTGCCAACATGAACTACTCGATTTCGAACAATGCCGAATATGGCGAGTACGTGACCGGGCCGGAAGTGATCAACGAAAACTCGCGTACTGCCATGCGTGCGGCGCTCAAACGGATTCAGAACGGCGATTACGCAAAGATGTTCGTCCTCGAAGGGCGAACCAACTATCCGGCGATGACTGCGCGGCGCCGTCTGATGGCACAGCATGAGATCGAGACCGTTGGCGCCAGGCTGCGCGACATGATGCCCTGGATCAAGAAGAACCGGCTGGTGGATCAGAGCAAGAACTGA
- the ilvN gene encoding acetolactate synthase small subunit, whose protein sequence is MRHIISILLENEAGALSRVAGLFSARAYNIETLTVAPTEDTSLSRLTIVTSGTDAVIEQITKQLNKLIDVIKVVDLSEAAHIERELMLIKVRATGKDREELKRLTDIFRGHIIDVTESTYVVELTASGAKLDSFIQAVDAGLILETVRTGVCGIGRGERILKV, encoded by the coding sequence ATGCGACACATTATTTCAATCCTGCTGGAGAATGAAGCTGGTGCACTGTCGCGGGTGGCTGGTCTGTTCTCTGCGCGCGCTTACAATATCGAGACCTTGACAGTTGCGCCAACCGAAGACACCTCGCTGTCACGGTTGACCATCGTCACTTCGGGTACCGACGCTGTGATCGAGCAGATCACCAAGCAACTGAACAAACTGATCGATGTCATCAAGGTCGTCGATCTCTCCGAGGCTGCCCACATCGAGCGGGAACTGATGCTCATCAAGGTGCGTGCCACGGGCAAGGACCGCGAGGAACTGAAGCGTCTGACCGACATCTTCCGAGGTCACATCATCGACGTCACCGAATCGACCTACGTGGTCGAGCTGACAGCCAGTGGCGCGAAACTCGACTCGTTCATACAGGCGGTCGATGCTGGGTTGATTCTCGAGACGGTACGTACCGGCGTGTGCGGCATCGGTCGTGGCGAACGCATTCTAAAAGTCTAA
- the ilvB gene encoding biosynthetic-type acetolactate synthase large subunit: MTMMTGAEIVIRCLQEEKVEYVFGYPGGAVLHIYDALFKQDQIKHVLVRHEQAAVHAADGLARSSHKVGVALVTSGPGATNAVTGIATAYMDSVPLVVISGQVPNAYIGQDAFQECDTVGITRPCVKHNFLVNDVHQLAVTIKKAFYIANSGRPGPVVVDIPKDVTAAKCKFEYPETIQMRSYNPVIKGHLGQIKKAVHLLLEAKRPMIYSGGGVILSNGADQLTRLTRRLGFPITNTLMGLGAYPGTDRQFLGMPGMHGTVEANLAMQHCDVLLAIGARFDDRVIGNPENFSSLPRKIIHVDIDPSSISKRVKVDVPIVGNVPDVLDEMLRLLDAGNASPDAGVLAAWWQEIEEWRTKQCMNYRMKKSIIMPQYVMEKLYEVTGGKAIVTSDVGQHQMWAAQYYKFDEPRRWLNSGGLGTMGVGLPYAMGAALQHPEMTIACVTGEGSIQMCIQELSTAKQFRLPIKIINLNNRYLGMVRQWQEMFYGSRYAESYMDSLPDFVKLAEAYGHVGMRIERPEDVEPALRKAFIDHKDDLVFMDFITDQKANVFPMVAAGKGLADMILTEDL, from the coding sequence GCCCTGTTCAAGCAGGATCAGATCAAACATGTTCTGGTCCGCCACGAACAGGCAGCAGTACATGCGGCCGACGGTCTGGCACGGTCGTCACACAAGGTTGGCGTGGCGCTGGTGACCTCGGGTCCGGGCGCGACCAACGCCGTGACCGGTATTGCCACGGCCTATATGGATTCGGTGCCGCTGGTGGTGATTTCAGGGCAGGTGCCGAATGCCTATATCGGTCAGGACGCCTTCCAGGAGTGCGATACCGTCGGTATCACCCGACCTTGCGTGAAACACAACTTTCTGGTCAATGACGTGCACCAGCTGGCGGTGACGATAAAAAAGGCCTTTTATATTGCCAACAGTGGCCGTCCGGGTCCGGTAGTGGTGGATATTCCGAAGGACGTTACCGCAGCCAAGTGCAAGTTCGAGTATCCGGAGACGATCCAGATGCGGTCGTACAACCCGGTCATCAAGGGGCATCTGGGCCAGATCAAGAAAGCGGTTCACCTGTTGCTCGAAGCCAAGCGGCCGATGATCTACTCCGGCGGGGGCGTCATTCTCTCGAATGGTGCCGATCAATTGACCAGGCTTACCCGCCGCCTGGGTTTTCCGATCACCAATACCCTGATGGGCCTCGGCGCTTATCCGGGAACCGACCGGCAATTCTTGGGCATGCCCGGCATGCATGGCACCGTCGAGGCCAATCTGGCGATGCAGCACTGCGACGTGTTGCTGGCCATCGGCGCTCGTTTTGACGATCGGGTGATCGGCAATCCGGAGAATTTCTCTTCATTGCCGCGCAAGATCATCCACGTCGACATTGATCCCTCGTCGATCTCCAAACGCGTCAAAGTCGATGTGCCGATTGTCGGCAATGTCCCGGATGTTCTAGATGAAATGCTGAGGTTGCTGGATGCCGGGAATGCTAGTCCGGACGCTGGGGTACTGGCGGCATGGTGGCAGGAGATCGAGGAGTGGCGCACCAAGCAGTGCATGAATTACCGGATGAAGAAGAGCATCATCATGCCACAGTACGTCATGGAAAAGCTGTATGAGGTGACTGGGGGGAAGGCGATTGTGACTTCCGACGTCGGCCAGCATCAAATGTGGGCAGCACAATACTACAAGTTCGACGAGCCGCGGCGTTGGCTCAATTCGGGTGGTCTGGGCACCATGGGGGTTGGCCTGCCCTACGCCATGGGGGCGGCTCTGCAGCATCCGGAGATGACGATTGCCTGCGTCACCGGCGAGGGCTCGATCCAGATGTGTATCCAGGAGCTTTCAACCGCCAAGCAATTTCGTTTGCCGATCAAGATCATCAATCTCAACAACCGCTACCTGGGAATGGTTCGGCAGTGGCAGGAGATGTTCTACGGAAGTCGTTATGCGGAGTCGTACATGGATTCCTTGCCCGACTTCGTCAAGCTGGCTGAAGCCTATGGGCACGTCGGCATGCGCATCGAAAGGCCCGAAGACGTCGAGCCGGCACTGCGCAAGGCATTTATCGACCATAAGGACGATCTCGTATTCATGGATTTCATCACCGATCAGAAAGCCAATGTCTTTCCGATGGTGGCCGCCGGCAAAGGTCTTGCCGACATGATCCTGACTGAAGACCTGTAA